Below is a genomic region from Desulfofalx alkaliphila DSM 12257.
CGCTTTCACTTAATACAAAGGCTTTTTCAATATTTTCAGCCACTAAATATTCACATTGATCTTGAGGGGAGACTTTCGAGATTAATTCGCCAGGGTTACATGGCCAGAAACCCGTTTAAAACTGCTTACGCTGATAGCTTACAAAAAGGCTATCAAATGATAAGAAATGGAAATATGGAAATAAGCTGTAATAGCTCTTTTAGGACAACTGCTTCTGGATTAACAATTATAGGGGTTTCGGGTATGGGCAAAACCACTGCCATAAATAGAATATTATCCACATTACCCCAAGTTATTGTTCATTCTGAATATAAAGGAATGAACTTTTCTTTATACCAAGTTGTGTGGTTAAAACTTGATTGCCCATTTGATGGCTCAATAAAGGGCCTTTGCATTGACCTTTTTACAAAGGTTGACGAACTCTTAGGTACAAACTACTATCAAAAATTCGGTAGTGGTAGACAATCAATAAGTTCAATGTTACCCCGTATAGCCCAAATTGCAAGGGTTTACAGCATTGGTGCGTTGATAGTGGACGAAATACAGCATTTAAGTTTAGCTAAAAGCGGTGGGTCGGAAAAAATGTTAAATTTCTTTGTTACGCAGGTTAACACCATAGGCATTCCTGTTGTTTTGGTCGGAACCCCAAAGGCTATGTCGGTTCTTCAATCGGAATTTAGACAAGCAAGAAGAGGAAGCGGGCAAGGGGATATGTATTGGGATCGAATGGAGAAGAATGTAAATTGGGATTTATTGTTGGAAGGCATGTGGGATTACCAGTGGACCAAAAGTGAGTCGCCCTTAACCGTAGAACTTAGAGATACATTATATGAAGAAAGTCAGGGAATAACGGATATTGCAATTAAGTTATATGCAATGGCACAAATGAGGGCTATTGCCACTGGGAGAGAAACTATCACTCCGAAGATAATAAGCCAGGTGGCGAAGGATAGCTTACGACTGGTACAACCAATGCTGAACGCCTTAAAATCAGGTAATATTAATAAGATAAGTGAGTATGAAGATATTCGCCCTGTAGACATTGACGGGTACATAGATGAACAGCTGTCTCAGGTGAGCCTTAATGATAAAATTAAAAAACTTCAGCAACAAAGCAAGCAAAAACAACAAGAAAAGAAGCAGGAAGTTAAGGATGAAGCAATAGGTATTAGACCTAATAAAGCAAAAAAATATGTTGAGCAGTTAACTAAAAACAATACTGGTCAAACAACCGTTCAAGACATGGTAAATAAGGCGTACAAGCTATCAATTAAAGAAGAAATGGGGCATAAAGAAAAAACAGTTGCGCAAGCGGCTTTGGGAGAGGATGCCAATGATATACGAAATATTATTGCAACAGGGCAAAAGGAGCAACTCTCTGTATATGAGGCTTTGAAAAATAATGGGCTTATAAAGGACCCTTTGGAAGAATTTTTGAAGATAGGGTGATAAAAGTGTTAAGTTTTTTCCCTACTCCTTATGAGGACGAGTTATTGTATAGCGTTTTAGCCAGATATCATGTTAGAAGCGGGAACACCAGCTCCAAAACGACCATGAAAGAGTTATTTGGCTCCAGTTCCATAACTGCTGTGGTGGAGCTACCAGCAAATATAGATAAGCTTATTGAACGAATGCCTGTTAATTCAAA
It encodes:
- a CDS encoding ATP-binding protein, with translation MIEVNKVLIPNGVEAVVAQYTKQLIKEYQGNPLIEVLPPIYSKEQVIEKLAVYPPYNKEERGLEPQYRFHLIQRLFQYFQPLNIHIDLEGRLSRLIRQGYMARNPFKTAYADSLQKGYQMIRNGNMEISCNSSFRTTASGLTIIGVSGMGKTTAINRILSTLPQVIVHSEYKGMNFSLYQVVWLKLDCPFDGSIKGLCIDLFTKVDELLGTNYYQKFGSGRQSISSMLPRIAQIARVYSIGALIVDEIQHLSLAKSGGSEKMLNFFVTQVNTIGIPVVLVGTPKAMSVLQSEFRQARRGSGQGDMYWDRMEKNVNWDLLLEGMWDYQWTKSESPLTVELRDTLYEESQGITDIAIKLYAMAQMRAIATGRETITPKIISQVAKDSLRLVQPMLNALKSGNINKISEYEDIRPVDIDGYIDEQLSQVSLNDKIKKLQQQSKQKQQEKKQEVKDEAIGIRPNKAKKYVEQLTKNNTGQTTVQDMVNKAYKLSIKEEMGHKEKTVAQAALGEDANDIRNIIATGQKEQLSVYEALKNNGLIKDPLEEFLKIG